From Pseudomonas sp. stari2:
CGATCCATGCCATCAGCCGCTGCACTCTACCGGCCGGCAGCAGGTAATCGCGGTTGTACGAAGCGATCCATACGAGCAGTGCGCCAAGCACGGCAATCGAGCCGATCCGATAAGAGACGAAGGTGAAACGGTCGGTGGCCATGTAGCTCAACAGCAGCGCCAGCACGATCAGCACAGTCACACCGGCCCACGGACGACGCAGGAAGGTCGGCTCCCATCGCCGCCAGGACGGCTGCGCGCTCCACATTGCCAGCAACACGCCGAGGGCCAGCGCATCGGTACGGATCACCATCAGCAGCGGCGTGCGCAGGGTGAACAGTTGCACCGCGATCAGCGCCAGCAACGCCCAGACCAGATGCTTGCGGCATACCAGAATCAGCAGCGGGAACAGCAGATAGAACTGCTCTTCCAGCGACAGGCTCCAGTACACGAAACTGCTGCCGTACTCGTAATGAAAAAAGCTGTCGGCAAATCGGAAGTTGGCGTACTGCAGCACGCCCGCCAGCGTCGCCTGCAGGTTGGCGGACAGCGTGCCGAAAGCCCCGGAGCGATTGATAAACAGGCACGCAAGCAGCATCAGCGCCAGCCATGACCAGGCCGAAGGCAACAGACGGAAGGCCCGGCGCAGCCAGAAGTTGCGCGTCTGCTCCCAGTATTCCTGGCGGGTCGAACAACCTTGCAGCGCCGGGATCAGGTTGCGGGCGATGACAAACCCGGAAATGGCAAAAAACAGGTCAACGCCCCACCACGGCTGGGCCCAGGCGTGGATTTTTTCCAGCAATGGCACCGGATCGGTGAACAGGCTGCC
This genomic window contains:
- a CDS encoding acyltransferase family protein, translated to MSGKRILDIEVLRAIAVLGVLIHHMQGSLFTDPVPLLEKIHAWAQPWWGVDLFFAISGFVIARNLIPALQGCSTRQEYWEQTRNFWLRRAFRLLPSAWSWLALMLLACLFINRSGAFGTLSANLQATLAGVLQYANFRFADSFFHYEYGSSFVYWSLSLEEQFYLLFPLLILVCRKHLVWALLALIAVQLFTLRTPLLMVIRTDALALGVLLAMWSAQPSWRRWEPTFLRRPWAGVTVLIVLALLLSYMATDRFTFVSYRIGSIAVLGALLVWIASYNRDYLLPAGRVQRLMAWIGSRSYGIYLIHIPAYQLVRELIFRLQSAGLPSPAGHPVVTLLIAGSLIVLLSELNYRFIEMPMRNRGAALVRRLGTSRNAIPSSGATSC